From Thermoleophilum album:
GCGTGAGATGGAGATGAGTGGGCCGGCCGCCCGCGACGGTCTGGCGGGCCTCGCGGCGGTATCAGAGATGATCGAGGCGGGGGCCGGTCTATCGGCGGTCGCCCGCGCTGCGTCGCGCGCCCTCGGCGCGAGCCTGCTGGTCGCTGACGAGCGCGGCGCACCGCTCGTCGTCGCATCGGCATCGAGCGCGGAAGAGCGCGCGCTGCGCGCGGCGAGCGAGGAGGTGGAGCGCGTCGCGCTGCGCGTCGCCGACCGCACGGTGGGCGAGCTGCGGCTGCGCTACCGCCGCCAACCGGCGGCCCCTGAGATCGTGCGCGCGATCGCGGCACTGATCGCGCTCGAGGTCGAGCGTGGCGCGGCGCCCGACGCCGCCAGCGAGCGATCGGCGCGCCAACTCGTCGCGGCGCTCGCCTCCGGCGACGAGCACGGTGTCGAGCGCGCGCTTGCGGCGCTCCAAGTCGACCTCGCTGGCGGGGCAACGGTCCTGCTGTTGCGCGCCCGTCCCCCGTCGGCCGAGACTGGCGACTGGCGCGAGCGTTTGCGGAGAGCTGTCGCGCGCACCGTGCGGGCCACGGTCCGCGGCAGCGTGGCGGCGCCGCTGCCGGCCGAGCGCGGGCGCGAGCGCACGAGCGAGCAGATCGTGCTGTTGGTTCCGGGCGCACCCTCTCGCGACAACGGGGAGCGGGTGCGGCGAGCGCTCTACGCCGAGCTCGAAGCTTCGTTCCCCGGCTACAGCCACGCGCTCGGAATAAGTCGGCCGGCAGACAGCCCGGGCGGGCTTGCGCGCGCGCTGCGCGAAGCGGAGCTCGCCGCCAACGTCGCCGAGGCGCACGGCGAGCGCGAGCTCGCCTTCGACGACACCGGTTCCTACCGACTGCTATTGCCGGCGCTCGCCAACGACGCCACCGAGCTCGAGCGCTTCTACCGCGAAACGATCGCCCCGATAGCCGCCTACGACGAGCAGTACGAAACCGAACTCGTGCGCACGCTCGAGACCTTTCTCGAGCTCGACGGCAGCTTCGCGCGCACCGCCGAGCGCCTCTACACCCACCGCCACACGATCCGCTACAGGCTCGAGCGGGTGCGCGAACTGACCGGGCTCGATGTGGCGTCGAGCGAGGGACGCGAGCGGCTGTCGCTAGGTCTGAAAGCGATGCGCGTGCTGGGCATCGTTCCGCCTGGCGGACCTGCCCATGAGCCGGGCGCGGCCGCCGGACGCGTGCCACGCGGCGGCGACGGACGCGACTGAGCGCTGGCGCGCCGGACCGCGGCCGACGCGTACACGGCGTCGGAGGCAGCTTCTACCGATCGTCGAACGGCGAGCGCTCGCGCCGCTCGTAGGGTCGGGCCGGTGGCGGCCGCACCCTCCGCGCGGGAGACCAGGACCACTTGCCCGTACTGCGGGACGGGCTGCGGTTTGCTTGTGCGGAGCGAGGGTGGCCGCCTGCGCGCAGTGCGGGGCGACCCGCTTCACCCGGTCAACCGTGGCCGCACATGCCGCAAACCGCTCGAGCTGCCGGCCGCTGTCCACGCCCGCGATCGTGCGACCGTGCCGCTGTGGCGCGACGATCGCGAACGCCGCTTCGAGAAGGTCGACTGGGAGCAGGCGATCGCGCGACTCGCCGAGCGGATAGCGACGACGATCGATCGCCACGGCCCCGACTCCGTCGCCTTCTACATCTCGGGTCAGCTCACGACCGAGGACTACTACGTCGTCAACAAGCTCGCCAAGGGCTTCCTCGGCACCAACAACGTCGACTCGAACTCGCGCCTTTGCATGTCCTCCGCTGTCGCGGGGTACGCCGGCGCGTTCGGGAGCGACGGCCCGCCCGCCAGCTACAGCGACATCGCGCTCGCCGACTGCTTCCTCCTCGTCGGCACGAACACCGCCGCCTGTCACCCGATCGTCTGGTCACGCATCCGGGACCGCCAAGCCGAGGGCGCGACCGTTATTTGTGTCGATCCGCGCCCGACCGAGACCGCCGTCGCCGCCGACATCCATCTCGCGCTCCGCCCCGGGACCGACATCGAGCTGCTTTTGGCGATGCTCCACGTCGTCGTCCGCGAGCAGCTCGTCGACCGCCACTTCGTCGCCCGTTGCACGCATGGGTTCGAGGAGGCGGCCGCGTTGGCTGCCGCCTGGCCGCCCGAGCGTGCCGCTGCAGCGTGCGGTGTCGCGGCCGCCGACATCGAGCGGGCAGCGCGCGTCTTCGCACGGGGGCGGAGCCTCGCCCTGTGGTCGATGGGCGCTAACCAGTCGCGCGTCGGCACGCTCAAGAACCGCGCGATCATCAACCTCTGTCTGGCGACCGGCAACGTCGGGCGGCCAGGGCGCGGTCCCCTCTCGCTGACCGGCCAGCCGAACGCGATGGGCGGTCGCGAGGTCGGCGGCCTCGCCCACTTGCTGCCCGGCTACCGCCGAGTGGACCGCGCCGAGGACCGCGCCGCGCTTGAGCGCTCGTGGGGGTTGCGACCCGGGTCGATCTCTCCGCGCCCCGGCCTCGCGGCCGTCGAGTTGTTCGACGCGGTGCGGGCTGGACGTGTGCGAGCGATCTGGATTGCCGCGACCAACCCGGTCGTTTCGCTGCCGCGCTCCTACCGCGCGCGCGAAGCATTGGCGCGGGCCGAGCTCGTGGTCGTGCAGGACGCCCACCACCCGACCGAGACGTCGGCGCTCGCGCACGCTGTCCTACCGGCCGCAGCCTGGCCGGAAAAGGACGGGACGATGACCTGCTCGGAGCGGCGACTTTCGCCGCTGCGGCGGGCGCTCGACCCGCCAGGCGAGGCGCTGCCCGATTGGCGCATCTGGCAGAAACTCGCGCACGCGCTCGGGTTCGGCGCAGCCTTCGCCTGGGAGAGCGCCGACGAGGTGTTCGCCGAGTTCGCCGCCCTGACCGCGGGGCGCCCGTGCGACATAAGCGGCGTCGACCGTGAGCTGCTCGTGCGCCGCGGTAGCGTCCAGTGGCCTCTCTCGCGCAGCGCACGCTCACAGGGAGACGAGGAGGGTGCGCCCCGCCTCTACGAGGACGGCCGTTTCAACACCCCCGACGGCCGCGCCCGCTTTTGTGCGACTCCGCCGTTGCCGCCTGACGATCCGCTCGACGAGTCGTTCCCGCTAGTGCTCGTGACCGGCCGTGTGGCCGAGCACTGGCACACGCTGTCGCGCACCGGCAAGTCGCCGAAGCTGCGCGCGTTGAGCCCCGCCCCGGTGCTCGAGCTCGCTCCCGGCGACGCGCGCCGCGCCGGGGTGCGTGACGGCGACGAAGTACGGGTCGTTTCGCGACGGGGCAGCGTCCGCCTACCCGTGCGGATATCGCCTGCGCTCGCCGAAGGTGTCGCGTTCGCGCCCTTCCACTGGGGCGCGCTGCACGCGCCGCCGGGCGCGGGAACGGTAAACGATTTGACGAACCCGGCGGTCGATCCCGAGTCGAAACAACCCGAGCTCAAGTTCGCCGCTGTCCGGCTCGAGCCCGTGCGTGTTCGCGGCTCTGCGAAAAGCGGTGCGGTCAGTGCGCCGCGAGCGACGGGTTCGCACCGCCGTGCGCGCCGTCGCCGTCGCCGGATCGTCGTCGTCGGTGGCGGACCGGCAGCGGTCGCCTGCTGCGAGGAGGTACGGCGGCGCAAAGGGCCGGAGAGTGTCGATCTCACCGTGCTCGCAGCCGAGCCGCACCTGCCGTACGACCGCGTGCGGCTGTCGACGGTGCTCGCCGGCGGACAGAGCGCGAGTGCGCTGGCGCTGCGTCCCCGGGAGTGGTGGCGCGCGCAAGCGATCGATCTTCGGCTAGCGACGGCGTGCACGGCGATCGACGTCGACCGCAGCGAGGCGGTGGCCGCCGACGGCTCGCGCTACCGCTACGACACGCTCGTCCTCGCCACCGGGTCGCATCCTTTCCTGCCGCCGATCGCGGGCATCGATAGCGAGCACGTAGTCGCCTTTCGCACTATCCAGGACTGCGAGCGGATCCTTGCTGCCGCCCGCTCGGCCCAGCGGGCGGTGGTCGTGGGTGGCGGCTTGCTCGGCATCGAGGCCGCCGCCGGGCTGGCAGCGCACGGCGTGGCGGTCACGGTCGTAGAGGGCGCTGCCCACATCCTGCCGCAGCAGCTCGACGCTGGAGCCGCGGCGATCGTCGCTGGCGAGCTCGCGGCGCGCGGAATCGCCAGCGAGTGCGGCACCACGGTCGAACGCATCGACCGCCGCACGGTCACGCTCGGCGACGGACGCGAGCTCGCCGCCGATCTCGTCGTCGTCGCTTGCGGCGTGCGGCCCGCCAGCGAGCTTGCGCGCGCTACCGGGATCGGCTGCCGGCGCGGCATCGTCGTCGACGAACAGATGCGCACCGACGCGCCGCGCGTTCTTGCCTGTGGCGAGTGCGCGGAGCACGAGGGTGTAGTCGCCGGGCTCGTGGCGCCGGCGACGAGCCAGGCGCGTGTAGCGGCGGCGGTCGCTTGCGGCGACCCTTGCGGCTATCACGGCACGGTCCCGGCGGCGCGGCTGAAAGTCGCTGGGCTCGACGTCTTCGCGGTCGGTGTTTCCCGCGGTGACCCCGAGCTCGAGGTGGCGTGGCGCGACGGTCGCGGTCGCGTGTACCGCAAGCTCGTCTTCGCTCGTGACGGCGCGCTCGCGGGCGCGGTGTTCGTCGGCGACCTCGCCGGCGCTCCCACGGTGGCGGAAGCTGTGCGCCAAGGCGAGGCGGTCGATCCCGGTGTCTGCCTGCCCGAGGCGCTGCGCGGTTCCGCCACCGGCGTCGAGCTCGATCCCGAAACAACGGTCTGTTCGTGCAACCACGTGAACGCCGGCACGATCCGTGAAGCGGTGCGCAAGGGGGCGCGGACGTTGGCCGAGATTCAGCGTGCGACACGCGCGTCGACCGGCTGCGGATCGTGTGCCGCGGACGTCGAGCGCATCCTCCGCGAGGTGGCGGCGTGAGCACGGGCGACGCGAGCGCTCGCGAACCCCGGACGGCGGCAGGCGCCGCACGTCCAACTGCGCGCGAGTGGCTTGCACGTTTCGCCGCCGCGCTCGGGCTCGAACCGCCCGACGACGCGCAGTTCACGGCACTCCTCGAGCTCGCCGCGGAGGCGGCGCACGCATCCGAGCGCGCAGCGGCCCCGGTCGCCTGCTGGCTGTGCGGCCGCGCCGGCACCGACCCGCTAGCGGCCGCTCGCGTCGCCCGGCAGGTGGCGGACCGATAAGCAGTCTCCGCATCGGCGTCGGACGGCTGCTGCCGTTCCCGCTACTCGGCACCCGTCACACTGTCGGGCGATGCCAGACCCGTCCCGCGAGACCGGACCGAGCGAGGCGACTGCGGTGGTCGCTGCGCGGGCGGAGCCTGACGCCGAGCCGGCTTCGCCTTCGCCGCGGCTGGGAGTGCGCGTCGCCGCAGCGCTCGTAGCGGGTGCCTTCATCGCCTTGCTCGTCTACGGGCTCCTGTCGCGCCCGGGCGGCGGCACTATCGACAGCCGGCTGGCGCGCGGCGAGACACCGACCGCGCCGCGTTTCGCGCTGCCGCTGCTCGTCACCGGCGACCGCCAAGCCCTGGCGCCGCGGCTGCAGCGCGCGCTCGCCGACGGGCGGCTCGGCCTCGACGAGCTGCGCGGAACGCCGGTAGTCCTCAACTTCTGGGCGTCGTGGTGCCCGCCGTGTCGCAGCGAAGCGCCGACCCTCGAGCGCGTGTGGCGGAGGGAGCGGCGCAGCGGCGTGCTCTTTCTGGGCCTGAACATGCAGGACGTGCGCGACGACGCGCGCGCTTTCGTGCGCGACTTTGGCCTCACCTACCCCAGCGTGCGCGAGCCCGACAACGAAACCGCTCGCCGCTACGGCGTCACCGGCCTGCCCGAGACGTTCTTCATCGACGCGCGCGGCCGCGTGGTCGGGCACGTGATCGGCGAGGTGACGGGCGAGCAACTGACGAGCGGTGTTGCGGCGGCGAGACGCGGCATCGCTCTCGGCAGGCGCAGCGGCGGCGATCGCCGCACGACGCGCTAGCGCCGTGGGGAGCGCGATCGCCACGCACAAGCGTGCTCGCCTGGCGCGCCGCGCGCTGGCGCTCGCCGTACTCGCGCTGCTCGGAGCGTTCGCGCTGCCCGCGAGCGCGCTCGCCCACGCGTCGCTCGTGGCGAGCGATCCGGCGCCCGGCTCGCGCCTCGAGCGGGCGCCCGATCGGATCGAGCTGAGCTTCGCCGAGCCGCTCGCGCCACGGCTGTCGCGCGCCGTGCTTGTCGACGAGCGCGGTCGCGCGCTCGCGGCACGTACCGTCGTCGCCGGCAAGCGCATCGTGGTCTTCCCGGCGCGGCCGCTAGCGCGCGGCGGCTATCGCCTCGAATGGAGCACCGTATCGACGGTCGACGGCCACACCCTCGCCGGCAGCGTCGGTTTCGGCGTGCGCGCCCCCGCGCCCGGCTCGACCGGGGCGGCGGCCGCCACCGGACCGTTCGACGTCGGCGGTGTGCTCGGTTTTCTCGGTCGCGCGCTGCTCTATGTCGGCCTCGTCGCGTACGCCGGCCCGCTGTTCGCCGCTGCTGCGCTCGGCACGGGCACGCCCGGCCGTTGGCTGGTTCCCGACACGCTCGCCCCACGCGCCGGTTGCGACGCGAGCGCTCTCGCCCGCCGACGGCGGGCGGTCGAGCGTCTGCACGCTCGCGCCGGGCTGGCCGCGCTCGTCGGCGCGGTCTGCGTGGCACTCGCCGACGCAACTCGCGCTGCCGGAGCGTTCGATCCCGCCGCTCTCAGTGACTTCCTGTTGCAGAGCAGGGCGGGCGTGGGGCGCACGGCGGTGATAGCGGCGCTGGCGCTAGCGCTGTTCGCGCCCCGCCGCGGCCCCGCGCGCCAGCTCTTTTGCCTCGTCGCGATCGCTGCGCTCGCGCTGTCCGGTCACGCTGCATCGGCCGATCCGCAGGCGATAGCGGTAGCTGCCGTTTTCGTGCACGTCGTCGCGGGATCGGCGTGGCTCGGCGGCATCCTTGCGCTCGCCGCCGCCTGGTGGCGCGAGCTCGGGAGCGAAGGCCCACTCCGTCGTGCTCTCGTGCCGGCCGTGCTCGAACCGTTCGGGCTTGTGGCGCTACCGGCGTTTCTGCTGGTCGTCGTCGCAGGCGGCGCGAACGCGGCGCTCAGCATCGGGTCGCCACGGGAGCTCTGGGAGAGCGACTGGGGGCGCGTGTTGCTGTTGAAGATCGAACTGGTGGCGCTAGTCGCTGCGGTCAGCGGGGCGCACGCCCTGGTGCTGCGGCCACGCCTCGGACGCAGCGGTGCGAGCACGACGACCGAGCGACGGCACTGGCGCTTGGTGCGCGGCGAGTCGTGGATCGCGCTCCCGGTGTTGGCGGCGAGCGCGGCGCTGGCAGGCTTCGCGTTGCCGCCGCGACAGGTGCAGGCGACAGCGGCCAGCGCCGATCCCTTCGGTTGTGTCGGCTGTCCGCCCCGGGCGCCGGACCCAGGCGAGATCGCTGTCGCCGACCACGCCGGCCCCGTGCTCGTCGCGGCGTGGCTGCGGCATGCGAGCAGGCAGCGCGTCGCATTCGAGTTGCGCCTGCGCGACCTTCGCGGTCGCGCCTGGGATAGCGAGCCGCGAGTGTCGGGCGCGCGCGCGCTCGCCCAGTGCGGCCCGGGCTGCTGGACCGGGACAGCGCGCGTGACAGGTGGGGAGCTCGCCGTGACCCTCGCCGATCGATCCGCGGGCACGGCACGCGCGCCGGCACGCGCGGTGCTGCCCGCCAGCTTCGATCCCGGTGGGGCGCGACGCGCCCGGCGGGCGCTCGCTCGCGCCGAGCGCACGATGCGCCGCTTGCCGGCGGTCGCCGAATACGAAACGCTGACGAGCGGGATCGGGCGCCCCGTCGCCACCCGCTACCTCTTAGTCGCTCCCGACCGTCTTGCGTTCCGCTTCTCAACCGGTGGTGGCGGCGTCGTGATCGGCCCGCGCCAGTGGCGCCTGCTGCCCGACGGCCGCGTCACGAGCGGCCCCTACTACGGGCGTTTCCGCAGTGCCTCGTGGTTCCGGTGGAGCGCCTACGCCCGCTACGTCGCTTGGCTCGGCGCGACCGCCACCACGATAAGGATCGCCCTCTTCGATCCGGCGACGCCGGTGTGGTACCGGCTCGAGATCGATCGGCGCAGCGCGCGCGTGCGCCGCGTGCGGATGATCGCTCCCGCCCACTTCATGACCCAGGTCTTCACCCTGCCGCGGCGCGTGCCGGCGATTCGCCCACCGACGGACGCGTTCCCCGTGCCCGCTCCCTAGACTCGGGGACGCGCAGCGCGGCGCGCGCCGCTCTCCCCGCTCGCTACCCGTTCGCGAAGCGAGCATGGGGTGAGACGGGCGTGCGCGGCGCGATCCTTGCTGGGGAGTGGTCTAACGGCAAGACGCGGGCCTTTGGAGCCCTGAGATCCCGGTTCGAATCCGGGCTCCCCATCTGCCCAGGCCAGCCGCCACCCCTCTGCGATGCCCGCCGCTGCACCCGCGCCACTGCCCGTCGACCCGGCGAGCGATGTCGTGCTCGAGCTCGGCGTGCCAGGGTGGGTTTACGTGGCGGGCGCTCCGTACGAACTGCGTGCGCGGCGGGGGGAGCGCGCGCTAGCGCGCGCCCGCGGGCCCTTCGTCGAGGTCAGCGGTCCCGACCGTGCCGAGCGCGGCAAGGCGCTCGCCCGCTGGTACCGCCGTACGGCGCGCGAACTGCTCGGCAGCGCGCTCGCCGCCGACGCTGAGCGCCTAGGTCTGCGCCCGCAGCGGCTCGCGATCCGCGACCAGCGCACCCGCTGGGGCTCCTGCTCGACGCGCGGGACGGTGTCGCTGAACTGGCGGTTGGTGATGGTGCCGCCACCGGTGGCGCGCTACGTGATCGTCCACGAGCTCTGCCATCTCGAGCACCCCAACCACTCGCCCGCCTTCTGGCGGGCGCTCGCGGCGGCGCTGCCCGAGTGGCGCGACGGTCACCGCTGGCTTCGCCGCCACGCGCTCGCGCTGATGAGCTATCGCCCCGCCCACTCGGCACTCTGATCGCTCCGCGCGCGGTGCGGTGGGAGCAGGCTCGGCGCTACGCTGCCTGCGCGTGGCACCGATCCCCTTCGACTGCTTGATCCTGGCCGCGGGGCAGGGCACGCGCATGCGCTCGCGGCTCGCGAAGGTTCTCCACCCGCTCTGCGGGAGACCGATGCTGTGGTGGGTTGTGGAGGCCGCCCGCGCCGCCGGGGCGGCGCGCATCGCCTGCGTCGTGCGGCCAGGCAGCGGCGTCGGTGAGCGCCTCCCGGCCGGCGTAGAGGAGATCGAGCAGCGGGTCGGCGAGGGCACCGGCGCGGCAGTGTTGGCGGCGCGCGAGTGGGCCGATCGCGAACGCCCGCTGGTGTTGCTGTCGGGCGACCACCCCCTCGTCAGCGCCGAGGTGGTGCGTGCGCTGGTTGCCGAGCACGCCGAAAGCGGCGCGGCGGCGACGCTGCTCACGAGCGACGAGCTCGACCCGAGCGGCTACGGCCGCGTCGTGCGCGGCGCCGACGGCAGCGTCGAGCGGATCGTCGAAACCAAGCACAGCGAGGGAGTTCCCGACGAGATCCTCGCCATCCGCGAGGTGAACATCGGCATCTACGCCTTCCGTCCGGAGCCGCTTTTTGCCGCGCTCGAGCGCGTGCGCGAGGAGCGCGGCGAGCGCTACTTGACGGCCGTGTTCCCGCTGCTCGCCTCGGCTGGCGAGCGCGTCGCGGCCGTTCCCACCACCGACGTCGCCGCTGCCTTCGGCGTCAACACGCGCGTCGACTTGATGCGCGCCGAGGCGGTCGCGCGTGAACGGCTGATCGAACGCTTGGCGCTGGCCGGCGTGACGTTCGAAGCGCCGCAAGCCACGGTCATCGAAGTCGACGTCGAGATCGGTCCCGACACCGTGATCGGCGCTGGCTGCACGTTGCGCGCAGGCACGCGTGTCGGCAGCGACTGTCGGATCGGGCCGTGCGCGACACTCGAGCGCGCGCGGGTCGGCGACGGCGTCACCATCGAGCACGCCCGCCTCGTCGACTGCGAGGTGCACGACGGGGCGACGGTCGGGCCGTTCGCCTATCTGCGACCGGGCACGGTCGTGCGCGCCGGCGCCAAGATCGGCACCTTCGTGGAGGTCAAGAACGCCGACATCGGCGAACGCGCCAAGGTGCCGCACCTGTCGTACCTCGGCGATGCAGAGGTCGGCGCCGACGCCAACGTCGCTGCCGGCAACATCACCGCCAACTACGACGGTCGCGCCAAGCACCGCACCGTCATCGGCCCGCGCGTTCGTACGGGTGTCGACACGGCGTTCGTGGCGCCGGTAACTATCGGCGAGGGGGCGTACACTGGGGCTGGTTCCGTGATCACCAAGGACGTGCCGCCCGGCGCGCTCGCGATTGCCCGTGCTCGCCAGCGGAACGTCGAAGGTTGGGTCGAGCGCTTCCACGGGAGGGACGACAAGAAGGCATGAGCCGCCCGATCGATGCCGCGCCTGCGGTACTTCCAGAGACAATCATCTCGGCGGGCTACGAGAAGCGTCTCATGGTCACCGCTGGCCGTGCCAGCCTCGACCTCGGCGCGAAGATCGCCGACCGCCTCGGCGTGCGGCTTACCGACGCCGGTCTCAAGACGTTCTCCGACGGCGAGGTCTACTGCCGCTACAAGGAGTCGATCCGCGGCGCCGACCTCTTCATCGTCCAGTCGATCTGCGGCTCCGAGCGCGAGGGCTTGACGGTCAACGATGCGCTCGTCGAGCTGCTGCTGATGGTCCATGCTGCCAAGCACGCGTCGGCGCACCGCATCGTCGCGGTCTGCCCCTGGTACGGCTACTCGCGCCAGGACAAAAAGTCCGCCCCGCGCGAGCCGATCTCGGCGCGGCTGGTGGCCGAGACGCTAGAGGTGGCGGGCATCGACCGGATGGTGACGATGGACCTGCATGCCGGGCAGATGCAAGGCTTCTTCTCGAAACCGGTCGACCACATGACGGCGATGCCGATCCTCGTCCAGTACGTGCAGGACCAGCTTTTGCCGCAGCACGGCGACCTCGTGATCGTCGCTCCCGACGCCGGCCGAGTTAAGCTCGTGCGCAAGTTCGCCCAGAAGGTCGGTGCTCCGTACGCGCTGCTCGAAAAAGAGCGGCCGGCGCAGCAGGTCGCCGAGATTGGCCACGTGATCGGCGACGTCAAGGGCAAGGTGGCGGTGATCGTCGACGACATCATCGACACCGGGGGGACGCTCGCGGTTGCCGCCGAAACCGTGCTCGACGAGGGCGCGCGCGAGGTCTACGCGGTCGCCACCCACGGCATCTTCTCTGGACGTGCCTACGAGATCCTCGGCAACTCGCCGCTGTCGGGCATCGTCGTCACCGACACCGTGCCGCTCAAGGCGGGA
This genomic window contains:
- a CDS encoding PucR family transcriptional regulator encodes the protein MSGPAARDGLAGLAAVSEMIEAGAGLSAVARAASRALGASLLVADERGAPLVVASASSAEERALRAASEEVERVALRVADRTVGELRLRYRRQPAAPEIVRAIAALIALEVERGAAPDAASERSARQLVAALASGDEHGVERALAALQVDLAGGATVLLLRARPPSAETGDWRERLRRAVARTVRATVRGSVAAPLPAERGRERTSEQIVLLVPGAPSRDNGERVRRALYAELEASFPGYSHALGISRPADSPGGLARALREAELAANVAEAHGERELAFDDTGSYRLLLPALANDATELERFYRETIAPIAAYDEQYETELVRTLETFLELDGSFARTAERLYTHRHTIRYRLERVRELTGLDVASSEGRERLSLGLKAMRVLGIVPPGGPAHEPGAAAGRVPRGGDGRD
- a CDS encoding nitrate reductase encodes the protein MAAAPSARETRTTCPYCGTGCGLLVRSEGGRLRAVRGDPLHPVNRGRTCRKPLELPAAVHARDRATVPLWRDDRERRFEKVDWEQAIARLAERIATTIDRHGPDSVAFYISGQLTTEDYYVVNKLAKGFLGTNNVDSNSRLCMSSAVAGYAGAFGSDGPPASYSDIALADCFLLVGTNTAACHPIVWSRIRDRQAEGATVICVDPRPTETAVAADIHLALRPGTDIELLLAMLHVVVREQLVDRHFVARCTHGFEEAAALAAAWPPERAAAACGVAAADIERAARVFARGRSLALWSMGANQSRVGTLKNRAIINLCLATGNVGRPGRGPLSLTGQPNAMGGREVGGLAHLLPGYRRVDRAEDRAALERSWGLRPGSISPRPGLAAVELFDAVRAGRVRAIWIAATNPVVSLPRSYRAREALARAELVVVQDAHHPTETSALAHAVLPAAAWPEKDGTMTCSERRLSPLRRALDPPGEALPDWRIWQKLAHALGFGAAFAWESADEVFAEFAALTAGRPCDISGVDRELLVRRGSVQWPLSRSARSQGDEEGAPRLYEDGRFNTPDGRARFCATPPLPPDDPLDESFPLVLVTGRVAEHWHTLSRTGKSPKLRALSPAPVLELAPGDARRAGVRDGDEVRVVSRRGSVRLPVRISPALAEGVAFAPFHWGALHAPPGAGTVNDLTNPAVDPESKQPELKFAAVRLEPVRVRGSAKSGAVSAPRATGSHRRARRRRRRIVVVGGGPAAVACCEEVRRRKGPESVDLTVLAAEPHLPYDRVRLSTVLAGGQSASALALRPREWWRAQAIDLRLATACTAIDVDRSEAVAADGSRYRYDTLVLATGSHPFLPPIAGIDSEHVVAFRTIQDCERILAAARSAQRAVVVGGGLLGIEAAAGLAAHGVAVTVVEGAAHILPQQLDAGAAAIVAGELAARGIASECGTTVERIDRRTVTLGDGRELAADLVVVACGVRPASELARATGIGCRRGIVVDEQMRTDAPRVLACGECAEHEGVVAGLVAPATSQARVAAAVACGDPCGYHGTVPAARLKVAGLDVFAVGVSRGDPELEVAWRDGRGRVYRKLVFARDGALAGAVFVGDLAGAPTVAEAVRQGEAVDPGVCLPEALRGSATGVELDPETTVCSCNHVNAGTIREAVRKGARTLAEIQRATRASTGCGSCAADVERILREVAA
- a CDS encoding DUF6457 domain-containing protein, which produces MSTGDASAREPRTAAGAARPTAREWLARFAAALGLEPPDDAQFTALLELAAEAAHASERAAAPVACWLCGRAGTDPLAAARVARQVADR
- a CDS encoding TlpA family protein disulfide reductase, translating into MPDPSRETGPSEATAVVAARAEPDAEPASPSPRLGVRVAAALVAGAFIALLVYGLLSRPGGGTIDSRLARGETPTAPRFALPLLVTGDRQALAPRLQRALADGRLGLDELRGTPVVLNFWASWCPPCRSEAPTLERVWRRERRSGVLFLGLNMQDVRDDARAFVRDFGLTYPSVREPDNETARRYGVTGLPETFFIDARGRVVGHVIGEVTGEQLTSGVAAARRGIALGRRSGGDRRTTR
- a CDS encoding copper resistance protein CopC, which translates into the protein MGSAIATHKRARLARRALALAVLALLGAFALPASALAHASLVASDPAPGSRLERAPDRIELSFAEPLAPRLSRAVLVDERGRALAARTVVAGKRIVVFPARPLARGGYRLEWSTVSTVDGHTLAGSVGFGVRAPAPGSTGAAAATGPFDVGGVLGFLGRALLYVGLVAYAGPLFAAAALGTGTPGRWLVPDTLAPRAGCDASALARRRRAVERLHARAGLAALVGAVCVALADATRAAGAFDPAALSDFLLQSRAGVGRTAVIAALALALFAPRRGPARQLFCLVAIAALALSGHAASADPQAIAVAAVFVHVVAGSAWLGGILALAAAWWRELGSEGPLRRALVPAVLEPFGLVALPAFLLVVVAGGANAALSIGSPRELWESDWGRVLLLKIELVALVAAVSGAHALVLRPRLGRSGASTTTERRHWRLVRGESWIALPVLAASAALAGFALPPRQVQATAASADPFGCVGCPPRAPDPGEIAVADHAGPVLVAAWLRHASRQRVAFELRLRDLRGRAWDSEPRVSGARALAQCGPGCWTGTARVTGGELAVTLADRSAGTARAPARAVLPASFDPGGARRARRALARAERTMRRLPAVAEYETLTSGIGRPVATRYLLVAPDRLAFRFSTGGGGVVIGPRQWRLLPDGRVTSGPYYGRFRSASWFRWSAYARYVAWLGATATTIRIALFDPATPVWYRLEIDRRSARVRRVRMIAPAHFMTQVFTLPRRVPAIRPPTDAFPVPAP
- a CDS encoding M48 family metallopeptidase — encoded protein: MPAAAPAPLPVDPASDVVLELGVPGWVYVAGAPYELRARRGERALARARGPFVEVSGPDRAERGKALARWYRRTARELLGSALAADAERLGLRPQRLAIRDQRTRWGSCSTRGTVSLNWRLVMVPPPVARYVIVHELCHLEHPNHSPAFWRALAAALPEWRDGHRWLRRHALALMSYRPAHSAL
- the glmU gene encoding bifunctional UDP-N-acetylglucosamine diphosphorylase/glucosamine-1-phosphate N-acetyltransferase GlmU, whose amino-acid sequence is MAPIPFDCLILAAGQGTRMRSRLAKVLHPLCGRPMLWWVVEAARAAGAARIACVVRPGSGVGERLPAGVEEIEQRVGEGTGAAVLAAREWADRERPLVLLSGDHPLVSAEVVRALVAEHAESGAAATLLTSDELDPSGYGRVVRGADGSVERIVETKHSEGVPDEILAIREVNIGIYAFRPEPLFAALERVREERGERYLTAVFPLLASAGERVAAVPTTDVAAAFGVNTRVDLMRAEAVARERLIERLALAGVTFEAPQATVIEVDVEIGPDTVIGAGCTLRAGTRVGSDCRIGPCATLERARVGDGVTIEHARLVDCEVHDGATVGPFAYLRPGTVVRAGAKIGTFVEVKNADIGERAKVPHLSYLGDAEVGADANVAAGNITANYDGRAKHRTVIGPRVRTGVDTAFVAPVTIGEGAYTGAGSVITKDVPPGALAIARARQRNVEGWVERFHGRDDKKA
- a CDS encoding ribose-phosphate diphosphokinase encodes the protein MSRPIDAAPAVLPETIISAGYEKRLMVTAGRASLDLGAKIADRLGVRLTDAGLKTFSDGEVYCRYKESIRGADLFIVQSICGSEREGLTVNDALVELLLMVHAAKHASAHRIVAVCPWYGYSRQDKKSAPREPISARLVAETLEVAGIDRMVTMDLHAGQMQGFFSKPVDHMTAMPILVQYVQDQLLPQHGDLVIVAPDAGRVKLVRKFAQKVGAPYALLEKERPAQQVAEIGHVIGDVKGKVAVIVDDIIDTGGTLAVAAETVLDEGAREVYAVATHGIFSGRAYEILGNSPLSGIVVTDTVPLKAGAPPLIRQLTCADILTDTIRRIFTDDSVSEIFAGENQLF